A section of the Pleuronectes platessa chromosome 7, fPlePla1.1, whole genome shotgun sequence genome encodes:
- the LOC128444773 gene encoding uncharacterized protein LOC128444773 — MQPEDRSSEPSVSFQKRSFITSVGRELTVNMVDRSIALEALGALCNGNVTSVQQQASPAGLSKRDLQVGPRQNLSIKLLIPTVIDGDEHSQASRSSFYHIKSILDGSGRSASPALDKPVVDIQKNLIMDEEEFFAPQYNYDFTKLTETETYWRGGEKYERPCGWYRFGLKVLDKYPGNTWLGTTYRGTQSSPGEWPVSYHGTSKTGADGIIGDHYQPGPGQAFGRGIYSTPDISVANRYAKTFTSIKNGKTYKVVLQNRINPEYRKKYANDLYWLVPIPKGTSEDEEQEMVERAIRPYGLLLKEV; from the exons ATGCAGCCAGAGGACAGGAGCTCCGAACCCTCAGTTTCATTCCAGAAAAGATCCTTCATTACTTCTGTAGGACGAGAGCTCACTGTAAACATGGTTGATAGAAGCATTGCACTGGAGGCTCTGGGAGCACTCTGCAACGGCAACGTGACGTCTGTCCAGCAACAAGCATCACCAGCTGGTTTGTCCAAAAGAGACCTTCAAGTGGGACCACGGCAGAATCTGTCCATCAAGCTTCTCATCCCGACTGTCATTGATGGAGATGAACACTC CCAAGCGTCAAGATCCAGCTTCTACCACATCAAGTCCATCCTGGACGGCAGTGGTCGTTCTGCCTCCCCCGCACTGGACAAACCGGTTGTTGATATCCAGAAGAATCTCATTATGGATGAAGAAGAATTCTTTGCCCCACAGTATAACTATGATTTCACCAAGctgactgagactgagacctattggagaggtggagagaagtACGAGCGTCCATGTGGTTGGTACCGATTTGGACTCAAG GTGCTGGACAAGTACCCTGGAAATACCTGGCTGGGAACCACGTACCGTGGCACCCAGTCGAGCCCCGGGGAGTGGCCTGTGTCTTACCACGGGACATCAAAGACAGGTGCCGACGGCATCATCGGAGATCACTACCAG CCAGGACCAGGGCAGGCCTTTGGCAGGGGGATTTACTCCACACCGGACATAAGTGTGGCGAACCGCTACGCCAAAACGTTCACCTCCATCAAGAATGGCAAGACGTACAAAGTGGTTCTGCAGAATCGAATCAACCCTGAGTACAGAAAGAAGTACGCTAATGACCTTTACTGGCTGGTCCCCATCCCAAAGGGAACATCagaagatgaagagcaggagatgGTAGAGAGGGCCATCCGTCCTTATGGCCTTCTGCTGAAAGAGGTCTGA
- the LOC128444967 gene encoding uncharacterized protein LOC128444967 isoform X2: MQPEDRSSEPSVSFQKRSFITSLGRELTVNMVDRSIALEALGALCNGNVTSVQQQASQAFSPRANHQAGPRQNLSIKLLIPTVIDGDEHSQVSRSCFDCIKSILEPRGRAASPALDEPVVDIQKNLIMDEDEFFAPEYDYDFKNLTETETYWRGGEKYERPCGWYRFGLKPGPGQAYGRGIYSTPDISEANRYAKTFTSSKNGKTYKVVLQNRINPKYRKKYVNDLYWLVPIPKGTSEDEEQEMVERAIRPYGLLLKEV; the protein is encoded by the exons ATGCAGCCAGAGGACAGGAGCTCTGAACCCTCAGTTTCATTCCAGAAAAGATCCTTCATTACTTCTTTAGGACGAGAGCTCACTGTAAACATGGTTGATAGAAGCATTGCACTGGAGGCTCTGGGAGCACTCTGCAACGGCAACGTGACGTCTGTCCAGCAACAAGCATCACAAGCTTTTTCGCCCAGAGCGAATCATCAAGCGGGACCCCGGCAGAATCTGTCCATCAAGCTTCTCATCCCGACTGTCATTGATGGAGATGAACACTC CCAAGTGTCAAGATCCTGCTTCGACTGCATCAAGTCCATCCTGGAACCCAGGGGTAGAGCTGCCTCTCCTGCACTGGACGAACCGGTTGTTGATATCCAGAAGAATCTCATTATGGATGAGGACGAATTCTTTGCCCCAGAGTATGACTATGATTTCAAAAACctgactgagactgagacctattggagaggtggagagaagtACGAGCGTCCATGTGGTTGGTACCGATTTGGACTCAAG CCAGGACCAGGGCAGGCCTATGGCAGGGGGATTTACTCCACACCGGACATAAGTGAGGCGAACCGCTACGCCAAAACGTTCACCTCCAGCAAGAATGGCAAGACGTACAAAGTGGTTCTGCAGAATCGAATCAACCCTAAGTACAGAAAGAAGTACGTTAATGACCTCTACTGGCTGGTCCCCATCCCAAAGGGAACATCagaagatgaagagcaggagatgGTAGAGAGGGCCATCCGTCCTTATGGCCTTCTGCTGAAAGAGGTCTGA
- the LOC128444967 gene encoding uncharacterized protein LOC128444967 isoform X1, with amino-acid sequence MQPEDRSSEPSVSFQKRSFITSLGRELTVNMVDRSIALEALGALCNGNVTSVQQQASQAFSPRANHQAGPRQNLSIKLLIPTVIDGDEHSQVSRSCFDCIKSILEPRGRAASPALDEPVVDIQKNLIMDEDEFFAPEYDYDFKNLTETETYWRGGEKYERPCGWYRFGLKVLEKYPGTTWLGTRYRSTQSSPGEWPVSYHGTSKTGANGIIGDHYKPGPGQAYGRGIYSTPDISEANRYAKTFTSSKNGKTYKVVLQNRINPKYRKKYVNDLYWLVPIPKGTSEDEEQEMVERAIRPYGLLLKEV; translated from the exons ATGCAGCCAGAGGACAGGAGCTCTGAACCCTCAGTTTCATTCCAGAAAAGATCCTTCATTACTTCTTTAGGACGAGAGCTCACTGTAAACATGGTTGATAGAAGCATTGCACTGGAGGCTCTGGGAGCACTCTGCAACGGCAACGTGACGTCTGTCCAGCAACAAGCATCACAAGCTTTTTCGCCCAGAGCGAATCATCAAGCGGGACCCCGGCAGAATCTGTCCATCAAGCTTCTCATCCCGACTGTCATTGATGGAGATGAACACTC CCAAGTGTCAAGATCCTGCTTCGACTGCATCAAGTCCATCCTGGAACCCAGGGGTAGAGCTGCCTCTCCTGCACTGGACGAACCGGTTGTTGATATCCAGAAGAATCTCATTATGGATGAGGACGAATTCTTTGCCCCAGAGTATGACTATGATTTCAAAAACctgactgagactgagacctattggagaggtggagagaagtACGAGCGTCCATGTGGTTGGTACCGATTTGGACTCAAG GTGCTGGAGAAGTATCCTGGGACTACCTGGCTGGGAACCAGGTACCGTAGCACCCAGTCGAGCCCCGGGGAGTGGCCTGTGTCTTACCACGGGACATCAAAGACAGGTGCCAACGGCATCATTGGAGATCACTACAAG CCAGGACCAGGGCAGGCCTATGGCAGGGGGATTTACTCCACACCGGACATAAGTGAGGCGAACCGCTACGCCAAAACGTTCACCTCCAGCAAGAATGGCAAGACGTACAAAGTGGTTCTGCAGAATCGAATCAACCCTAAGTACAGAAAGAAGTACGTTAATGACCTCTACTGGCTGGTCCCCATCCCAAAGGGAACATCagaagatgaagagcaggagatgGTAGAGAGGGCCATCCGTCCTTATGGCCTTCTGCTGAAAGAGGTCTGA